One region of Acropora muricata isolate sample 2 chromosome 13, ASM3666990v1, whole genome shotgun sequence genomic DNA includes:
- the LOC136896499 gene encoding protein CFAP276-like, whose translation MPRNPYPFPRLQNDNDFYGHQGKQVNESRTLTNTNPEGTAWDRLNKTPTLASSRREIFHHDPQAPNDSLDFVIKSTYDHHKEFLSSRAQTLVQHETADLPHGRILKNRPPPEEPEVDLYKLPLMKSTSAQRQSIHSINGAIESHHSASTNGGYSRKHDGGFYTC comes from the exons ATGCCACGCAATCCCTATCCTTTTCCTCGACTTCAGAACGACAATGACTTCTACGGACATCAAGGGAAACAG GTCAACGAAAGCAGAACTCTGACAAACACAAATCCAGAGGGAACAGCTTGGGATAGACTCAATAAAACACCCACTCTTGCAAGCTCCAGAAGGGAGATTTTCCACCACGATCCACAG GCACCCAATGACAGCTTGGATTTTGTGATCAAGTCAACCTATGACCATCATAAGGAATTCCTTTCATCAAGAGCACAGACACTAGTGCAACATGAAACTGCTGATCTGCCGCATGG GCGAATTTTGAAGAACAGACCTCCGCCAGAAGAACCCGAAGTTGATCTCTACAAGCTGCCATTGATGAAAAGCACAAGTGCACAAAGACAAAGTATTCACAGCATCAATGGAGCTATAG AGAGCCATCACAGTGCTTCAACAAATGGAGGCTATTCTAGGAAACATGATGGAGGCTTTTATACTTGTTAA